Proteins encoded within one genomic window of Camelina sativa cultivar DH55 chromosome 19, Cs, whole genome shotgun sequence:
- the LOC104765071 gene encoding LOW QUALITY PROTEIN: exosome complex component RRP45A (The sequence of the model RefSeq protein was modified relative to this genomic sequence to represent the inferred CDS: deleted 1 base in 1 codon): MEGRFANLWRLTVNESKFVESALQSELRVDGRGLYDYRKLTIKFGKEYGSSEVQLGQTHVMGFVTAQLVQPYKDRPNEGSFSIFTEYSPMADPSFEPGHPGESAVELGRIIDRALRESRAVDTESLCVLAGKLVWSVRIDLHILDNGGNLVDAANIAALAALMTYRRPDCTVGGESSQEVIIHPPEEREPLPLIIHHLPIAFTFGFFNKGSILVMDPTYVEEAVMCGRMTVTVNANGDICAIQKPGEEGVNQSVVLHCLRLASSRAAATTKIIREAVEAYNRERSSQKVKRHHTLAKSEVSGPIVVVRKRQQQKKSSGQEKAAEIHFWLWLWWLIVTFWR, encoded by the exons ATGGAGGGGAGGTTTGCTAATTTGTGGAGGTTGACTGTGAATGAGAGTAAATTCGTGGAATCTGCGTTGCAATCTGAGCTCAGAGTCGATGGTCGTGGCCTTTATGATTACCGCAAGCTTACTATCAAGTTTGGCAA GGAATATGGTAGCTCAGAAGTTCAACTTGGCCAGACTCATGTAATGGGTTTTGTGACTGCTCAGCTAGTACAACCTTACAAAGACAGACCTAATGAAGGCTCCTTCTCTATTTTCACGGAATATTCTCCAATGGCTGATCCCTCGTTTGAGCCAGGTCATCCTGGCGAATCTGCTGTTGAGCTGGGCCGCATTATAGACCGTGCTCTAAG AGAAAGCCGTGCAGTAGATACAGAGTCACTCTGTGTTCTAGCCGGAAAGCTTGTCTGGTCTGTTCGTATTGATCTTCACATTTTGGACAATGGAGG GAACTTGGTTGATGCTGCAAATATCGCTGCTTTAGCTGCACTCATGACATATAGGAGACCTGATTGCACTGTAGGAGGGGAGAGCAGTCAAGAAGTGATCATACATCCACCCGAG GAAAGGGAACCACTTCCATTGATAATACATCATCTCCCAATAGCCTTCACAtttggattttttaataaagGCTCCATCTTG GTGATGGACCCAACTTATGTTGAAGAAGCTGTTATGTGTGGGAGAATGACTGTGACAGTTAATGCCAATGGCGATATTTGCGCAATCCAAAAACCGGGAGAAGAAGGCGTGAACCAGAGTGTAGTCCTTCATTGCCTGCGTCTTGCATCTTCAAGAGCTGCTGCAACAACAAAGATTATTAGAGAAGCA GTTGAAGCATACAACCGTGAGAGGAGCTCACAGAAGGTGAAGCGACATCATACTTTGGCGAAGTCTGAAGTTTCTGGACCTATTGTAGTTGTT AGgaagagacaacaacaaaagaagtccTCAGGTCAGGAAAAAGCTGCAGAGATACATTTTTGGTTATGGCTGTGGTGGTTGATTGTAACTTTTTGGCGGTAA
- the LOC104765073 gene encoding uncharacterized protein LOC104765073 → MVLTAKLQRMYDSQVLKSKSNPFLRRSNPIKKSQGTVTMPEGIEETCQESTSGESFPYRFQLEEDVKRLQLQLQEEIDLHTFLESVMEKDPWELSPSSSVPHPAQELFCNIVTLETAVTKLEQEMMSLNFQLSQERNERRLAEYHLTHSASPPNPSSSLRYLNHSDSEFHQSAENSSPCQDQTAQNQESSSESSPAESIFEKTLDPSNDFLEKRIMRKTNAKKLTRGMPPKYLWDHPNLLSEEMVRCMKNIFMSLADPKVTSKASSNESQLSPVSPRGHLSSSASWCPSTERSMISSWVQSPQIDIQNNANVLATGDVFDPYRVRGKLSWAEIGNYSLASEVSWMSVGKKQLEYASGALRKFRTLVEQLARVNPIHLSCNEKLAFWINLYNALIMHAYLAYGVPKSDLKLFSLMQKAAYTVGGHSYTAAAMEYVILKMKPPMHRPQIALLLAIHKMKVSEEQSRASIDTHEPLLVFALSCGMYSSPAVRIYTAKGVKEELLEAQRDFIQASVGLSSKGKLLVPKMLQCYAKSLVEDSNLGVWISRYLPPHQAAFVEQCISQRRQSLLASRNCGILPFDSRFRYLFLPDNNISL, encoded by the exons ATGGTATTAACTGCCAAACTCCAGAGGATGTATGACTCTCAAGTTTTGAAATCTAA ATCCAATCCATTTCTCAGACGTTCGAATCCTATAAAGAAATCCCAGGGTACAGTAACCATGCCAGAG GGCATAGAAGAAACTTGCCAAGAATCTACAAGTGGTGAATCTTTTCCATATAGATTTCAACTTGAAGAGGAT GTAAAAAGATTGCAACTGCAACTCCAAGAAGAAATAGATTTGCATACCTTTTTAGAAAGCGTCATGGAGAAAGATCCATGGGAGTTATCTCCTTCTTCTAGTGTTCCACATCCT GCTCAGGAACTTTTCTGCAATATAGTTACACTAGAGACTGCAGTCACGAAGCTCGAGCAAGAAATGATGTCACTAAATTTCCAACTTAGCCAAGAACGAAATGAGAGGAGACTCGCGGAATACCATTTGACACATTCGGCTTCTCCACCA AATCCTTCCTCTTCCTTAAGATATTTGAATCATTCAGATTCCGAATTCCATCAATCAGCAGAAAACAGTAGTCCATGTCAAGACCAGACCGCCCAAAACCAAGAATCTTCATCTGAATCATCTCCAGCAGAATCAATTTTTGAG AAAACATTGGACCCAAGTAATGACTTCCTTGAAAAGAGGATAATGAGAAAGACAAATGCGAAGAAACTAACTCGAGGAATGCCACCAAAGTACCTGTGGGATCATCCTAATCTATTGTCTGAAGAAATGgtgagatgtatgaagaatatCTTCATGTCTCTGGCTGATCCGAAAGTAACCTCAAAAGCATCCTCAAACGAGAGCCAACTCTCACCGGTATCACCTCGCGGGCATCTATCAAGCTCAGCGTCCTGGTGTCCTTCAACAGAACGTTCAATGATCTCATCATGGGTGCAAAGCCCCCAAATAGATATCCAAAACAACGCCAATGTTTTGGCCACAGGAGATGTCTTTGATCCTTATAGAGTTCGTGGGAAGTTAAGCTGGGCGGAGATTGGAAACTATAGTTTGGCATCCGAGGTTTCTTGGATGTCTGTTGGGAAGAAACAGCTGGAATATGCTTCTGGAGCATTGAGGAAGTTCAG GACACTGGTGGAGCAATTGGCTAGAGTAAACCCTATTCATCTAAGCTGCAACGAGAAGCTAGCTTTCTGGATTAACCTTTACAATGCGTTGATTATGCAT GCGTATTTGGCTTATGGTGTCCCAAAAAGCGACCTGAAGCTTTTCTCATTGATGCAAAAG GCGGCCTATACAGTTGGAGGGCACTCATATACTGCAGCGGCAATGGAATATGTGATACTGAAGATGAAACCGCCTATGCACAGGCCACAAATT GCTCTGCTTCTTGCCATCCACAAGATGAAAGTGTCAGAAGAACAGAGCAGGGCAAGCATTGATACACATGAACCTCTTCTCGTCTTTGCTCTAAGCTGTGGAATGTACTCATCCCCTGCG GTGAGGATCTACACAGCGAAAGGAGTGAAGGAAGAGCTACTAGAAGCTCAAAGGGACTTTATACAAGCATCTGTAGGACTGAGTAGCAAAGGGAAGCTCTTAGTACCCAAAATGCTCCAGTGTTACGCCAAGAGTTTGGTGGAGGATTCGAACTTGGGGGTCTGGATATCGAGGTACCTTCCTCCGCATCAAGCGGCTTTTGTGGAGCAATGCATCTCTCAGAGAAGGCAAAGCCTTCTCGCCTCACGTAACTGCGGAATACTACCCTTTGATTCTCGTTTCAGATACCTGTTTCTCCCCGACAACAACATCTCGTTGTAA